From Melitaea cinxia chromosome 16, ilMelCinx1.1, whole genome shotgun sequence, a single genomic window includes:
- the LOC123661226 gene encoding G-protein coupled receptor moody-like, producing MVFMKNNSDVFVNASDFIPDQYLAAVELFKGYPDWLMKFATACCIIFMLIGIPGNIITILALARYEKVRNATAIFIMSLSCSDLFFCCFNFPLAASTFWHRSWKYGGLICRLFPLARYALVAISIFTILAITINRYVMIAHPRFYPKLYKYRNIAIMLIGIWIFPFAVTTVIWFEKWGRFGLDAGIGSCSILPDKNNVSPKTIVFLTAFILPSIVISILYARIFFIVRKATKKTLKTNKRLPEPEEDSSADVSSSVLARITADSSTNYVVEQTKDPQISLRIEPSPPLQRCATFKVDTRDDIVRHSEELKQEPSRLRRTRLRKSMALLKLSLPTRKDRRLGTMIIAIMITFWLCHLPITITKVLHEIKPHPVSNIAAYVLLFLSSSINPVIYVVMSNEYRKAYKNLFRRRNKASLSLRKI from the exons ATGGTATTTATGAAGAACAACAGTGATGTGTTTGTAAATGCAAGTGACTTTATTCCTGACCAATATTTGGCTGCAGTGGAACTTTTCAAAGGTTATCCGGATTGGTTGATGAAGTTTGCAACGGCGTGTTGTATTATCTTCATGCTGATTGGAATACCGGGGAACATCATCACAATATTGGCGTTGGCGCGCTACGAAAAA GTGCGTAACGCGACAGCAATTTTTATAATGAGTCTATCTTGCTCCGATCTGTTCTTCTGCTGTTTTAACTTCCCACTCGCCGCTTCAACGTTCTGGCATCGGTCTTGGAAATACGGCGGGCTGATATGCCGCTTGTTTCCTCTAGCAAGATACGCCTTGGTCGCCATATCTATTTTTACGATCTTGGCTATCACTATCAACAGATATGTCATGATTGCTCATCCAAGATTTTATCCCAA gttGTACAAGTACCGAAATATAGCAATAATGCTAATCGGTATATGGATATTCCCGTTTGCAGTTACCACAGTAATATGGTTCGAGAAATGGGGAAGATTTGGATTAGACGCTGGTATCGGCTCCTGCTCTATACTTccagataaaaataatgtatcgcCGAAAACTATTGTGTTTCTAACGGCTTTTATATTACCGTCTATAGTAATATCCATTTTGTAtgcaagaatattttttatcgttCGAAAAGCAACGAAAAAAACTTTGAAAACGAATAAGAGATTACCAGAACCGGAGGAAGATTCTTCAGCTGATGTATCTTCCTCTGTTTTAGCGCGAATAACAGCCGACAGTAGTACCAATTACGTCGTAGAACAAACCAAAGACCCTCAAATTTCACTCAGGATCGAACCAAGTCCGCCACTTCAGCGCTGTGCTACTTTCAAAGTAGACACTAGAGACGACATCGTAAGACACTCGGAAGAGCTAAAACAAGAACCTTCGAGGTTACGAAGAACCAGACTAAGAAAATCTATGGCCCTTCTCAAACTTTCACTACCGACGCGAAAGGATAGAAGATTAGGAACTATGATAATTGCTATAATGATAACATTTTGGTTGTGTCACCTACCCATAACAATTACGAAAGTTTTGCACGAAATTAAACCTCATCCCGTATCTAATATAGCGGCCTACGTTCTTTTGTTTTTATCCTCTAGTATTAATCCTGTCATTTACGTGGTTATGTCAAATGAATATAGAAAAGCTTACAAGAACTTATTTAGGCGGCGAAATAAAGCCTCATTATCTTTAAGAAAAATCTGA